One window of the Archangium primigenium genome contains the following:
- a CDS encoding DEAD/DEAH box helicase yields the protein MGPGQRVIAELSTLEKALGKADLSGQKQPLEAIVRSLRALRVKSLDELELNVKGRLMTTLLRVQRQTRPAQPEAPSEAAPAEAPAEAPAVEAAPAAEGAEAPAASETPAPAAPAVDPAKEKFQAYGDVLHLVGRAWRAAGDAERSSAAFGLSGRAAEPEREEAAARPAAERPEGERRERRDRPEGERRERRDRPEGERRERRDRPEGERRDRPEGERRERRERPEGERRPMPELTGDWQEQAKQLEGMGRTRDAARMHERNNSFVEATRLFEAGGKTQDALRTALAGKDNEAARRLTSAVPAEQLTQVLEKAGAYELLMEIYIGKGDFENVARLYERARQFDQAALAYERAGKLALARKAYERSRDFAAANRIRDLEVKALVERGDRLGAATLLVSAGRRQDAAEVLGALPAPKAFHFLQRLKLDEEAKALAQKELARAESENKPAGRARWLELLGESATAAALYEEIGRKEKALGLYEQIGHLPKAAALAEELQLRDRAIELYTKLGDTAGVERSQSLPATPPAKRPADAAAAAEEAEESATGETATAGQSSSASGPDGQESQ from the coding sequence GTGGGTCCCGGGCAGCGCGTCATCGCGGAGCTGAGCACCCTGGAGAAGGCCCTGGGCAAGGCGGACCTCTCCGGCCAGAAGCAGCCGCTCGAGGCCATCGTGCGCTCGCTGCGCGCGCTGCGGGTGAAGTCGCTCGACGAGCTGGAGCTCAACGTCAAGGGTCGGCTCATGACCACGCTGCTGCGCGTGCAGCGGCAGACCCGTCCGGCTCAGCCGGAGGCGCCCTCCGAGGCGGCTCCGGCCGAGGCGCCCGCCGAGGCTCCGGCGGTCGAGGCCGCTCCGGCGGCCGAGGGCGCGGAGGCCCCCGCCGCGAGCGAGACGCCGGCACCGGCGGCCCCCGCGGTGGACCCCGCGAAGGAGAAGTTCCAGGCCTACGGCGACGTGCTCCACCTGGTCGGTCGCGCCTGGCGCGCCGCGGGAGATGCGGAGCGTTCCTCGGCGGCGTTCGGACTGAGTGGCCGCGCCGCCGAGCCCGAGCGCGAGGAGGCCGCCGCGCGTCCCGCGGCCGAGCGTCCCGAGGGTGAGCGCCGGGAGCGTCGCGATCGTCCCGAGGGCGAGCGTCGGGAGCGTCGCGATCGTCCCGAGGGTGAGCGCCGGGAGCGTCGCGATCGTCCCGAGGGTGAGCGTCGCGACCGTCCCGAGGGCGAGCGCCGGGAGCGGCGGGAGCGCCCCGAGGGCGAGCGGCGTCCGATGCCCGAGCTGACGGGCGACTGGCAGGAGCAGGCCAAGCAGCTCGAGGGCATGGGCCGCACCCGCGACGCGGCGCGCATGCACGAGCGCAACAACTCCTTCGTCGAGGCCACGCGCTTGTTCGAGGCGGGTGGCAAGACCCAGGACGCGCTGCGCACGGCGCTGGCCGGCAAGGACAACGAGGCCGCTCGTCGCCTCACGTCCGCGGTGCCCGCCGAGCAGTTGACCCAGGTGCTGGAGAAGGCGGGTGCCTACGAACTGCTGATGGAGATCTACATCGGCAAGGGCGACTTCGAGAACGTCGCGCGTCTGTACGAGCGGGCCCGTCAGTTCGATCAGGCGGCGCTCGCCTATGAGCGCGCGGGCAAGCTGGCGCTGGCCCGCAAGGCGTACGAGCGCTCGCGCGACTTCGCCGCCGCCAACCGCATCCGGGACCTCGAGGTAAAGGCCCTGGTGGAGCGCGGGGATCGGCTCGGCGCCGCCACGCTGCTCGTGTCCGCCGGCCGCCGTCAGGACGCCGCGGAAGTGCTCGGCGCGCTGCCGGCGCCCAAGGCCTTCCACTTCCTGCAGCGGCTCAAGCTGGACGAGGAGGCCAAGGCGCTCGCGCAGAAGGAACTGGCGCGCGCCGAGTCGGAGAACAAGCCGGCGGGCCGTGCCCGGTGGCTGGAGCTGCTCGGCGAGTCCGCCACCGCGGCGGCGCTCTACGAGGAGATCGGTCGCAAGGAGAAGGCCCTGGGTCTGTACGAGCAGATCGGCCACCTGCCCAAGGCCGCGGCCCTCGCCGAGGAGCTGCAGCTGCGCGACCGCGCCATCGAGCTGTACACCAAGCTCGGCGACACCGCGGGCGTGGAGCGCTCCCAGTCCCTGCCCGCCACGCCTCCCGCCAAGCGGCCGGCGGATGCGGCCGCCGCGGCCGAGGAAGCCGAGGAGTCGGCGACGGGCGAAACGGCCACCGCTGGACAGAGCTCGTCCGCTTCTGGCCCTGACGGGCAAGAAAGCCAATAA
- the cglE gene encoding adventurous gliding motility protein CglE, translating into MKALRPAVICAALAVPALAHAQAAGDRPADNYQEIERGLYFSVFGGPSFIVNPPATSGPRPFTAGQMAAVEVGVDLGERLSLGLFVQGSSNRVGSEYTGNSGGSASGDFSTLVPGVVARAHLVGFADAQDVKRTWFYVRGGAGYALFSPKQLLPDPDILVFLGPGVEYYTRLRHFSIGVEVTGSFLVKSQSFGFALTPNLRYAF; encoded by the coding sequence ATGAAAGCCCTCCGCCCCGCCGTCATTTGCGCCGCCCTGGCCGTTCCCGCGCTGGCTCATGCGCAGGCCGCCGGTGACAGGCCCGCCGACAACTACCAGGAAATCGAGCGTGGTCTCTATTTCTCGGTGTTCGGTGGCCCGTCCTTCATCGTCAATCCGCCCGCGACTTCCGGTCCGCGGCCCTTCACCGCCGGGCAGATGGCCGCGGTGGAAGTCGGCGTGGACCTGGGAGAGCGGCTGTCGCTCGGCCTGTTCGTCCAGGGCTCCTCCAACCGCGTGGGCTCGGAGTACACGGGCAACTCGGGAGGTTCCGCCTCGGGTGATTTCTCCACGCTCGTACCGGGAGTCGTGGCGCGGGCGCACCTGGTGGGCTTCGCCGATGCCCAGGACGTCAAGCGCACCTGGTTCTACGTGCGCGGCGGCGCGGGATACGCCCTGTTCTCGCCGAAGCAACTCCTGCCCGACCCCGACATTCTGGTGTTCCTGGGTCCGGGAGTGGAGTACTACACGCGCCTCCGTCACTTCTCGATTGGTGTCGAGGTGACGGGCAGCTTTCTGGTCAAGTCTCAGTCTTTCGGGTTCGCGCTGACGCCGAACCTTCGCTACGCGTTCTAG
- the gltG gene encoding adventurous gliding motility protein GltG: MPVPLTLKVFKGDTLVTSKDFERDIIKIGRLASAHLCLEDDKVSRIHSVIEVASDGSLSIIDMGSVEGTYVNGKRVNKGQLSFGDEIKVGGTVIRLEDTTAIAAANLSVAAASTSPTPSPAATPAPAVAASLAQAAISPAKAATPAPVVIQPAPVAAAPVAAVVAPKAAVKPAAVVEAPVEAAGPRVRRVPRKGSGPTGLGVHFLWGDQRVGDFFLAPGQKRTFSVGSAKGVDFIMGDSKLGGERFEVVRTDGQSFTVLFSAKMKGELVRKGETHDLKEIIESGKASHEGEAYALTLKDEDLLSVDLGGVTLEACLESVPKKALAPMGESVDFSVINIFLVLFFLASMFVISASNLAAAGEQFTDELAGNNARLAKLIVKPPDTQKNKFLEKLNQQKAEKQAEKAKAKKEDTQQAKKEVVKPTPANATKADKKAEAKNMAAKIFGGKGGAASLFAGGGIGGDLKGAMGNMFGAKTGGVSNGLVGMGLRGGGGGGGGGDVVGIGSVGTKGRAGGVSGYGSGMGSLGGTKQSVEVGIASEEATVSGSLDKELIRQVIQRNRGQIRFCYESLLNRFPKLGGKVAIRFTIASEGNVVTSSVAQSTAGNSELEQCVAGRVRTWSFPKPKGGGSVAVTYPFIFKAAGE; encoded by the coding sequence ATGCCCGTGCCTTTGACACTCAAGGTCTTCAAGGGTGACACGCTCGTCACCTCCAAGGACTTCGAGCGCGACATCATCAAGATCGGCCGTCTCGCCTCGGCGCACCTGTGCCTGGAGGACGACAAGGTCAGCCGCATCCACTCCGTCATCGAGGTGGCCTCCGACGGCAGCCTGTCCATCATCGACATGGGCAGCGTCGAGGGCACCTACGTCAACGGCAAGCGCGTCAACAAGGGACAGCTGTCGTTCGGCGACGAGATCAAGGTGGGTGGCACCGTCATCCGCCTGGAGGACACCACGGCCATCGCCGCGGCGAACCTGTCCGTGGCCGCGGCGAGCACCTCGCCCACGCCGTCGCCCGCCGCGACGCCCGCGCCCGCGGTGGCCGCGAGCCTCGCCCAGGCGGCCATCTCTCCGGCCAAGGCCGCCACGCCCGCGCCGGTGGTGATCCAGCCGGCGCCCGTGGCCGCCGCGCCCGTGGCCGCCGTCGTGGCCCCCAAGGCCGCCGTCAAGCCGGCCGCCGTGGTGGAGGCGCCCGTCGAGGCGGCCGGGCCCCGGGTGCGCCGCGTGCCGCGCAAGGGCAGCGGCCCGACGGGCCTGGGCGTGCACTTCCTGTGGGGTGACCAGCGCGTGGGCGACTTCTTCCTCGCCCCGGGCCAGAAGCGCACCTTCTCCGTGGGCAGCGCCAAGGGCGTCGACTTCATCATGGGCGACTCCAAGCTGGGCGGAGAGCGCTTCGAGGTGGTGCGCACGGACGGCCAGTCCTTCACGGTGCTCTTCAGCGCGAAGATGAAGGGCGAGCTCGTGCGCAAGGGCGAGACGCACGACCTCAAGGAGATCATCGAGTCGGGCAAGGCCAGCCACGAGGGCGAGGCCTACGCGCTCACGCTCAAGGACGAGGACCTGCTGTCGGTGGACCTGGGCGGCGTGACGCTCGAGGCCTGCCTCGAGTCCGTGCCGAAGAAGGCCCTGGCCCCCATGGGCGAGTCGGTGGACTTCTCCGTCATCAACATCTTCCTGGTGCTCTTCTTCCTCGCGTCCATGTTCGTCATCAGCGCGAGCAACCTGGCCGCGGCGGGCGAGCAGTTCACCGACGAGCTGGCGGGCAACAACGCGCGCCTGGCCAAGCTCATCGTCAAGCCGCCCGACACGCAGAAGAACAAGTTCCTCGAGAAGCTCAACCAGCAGAAGGCCGAGAAGCAGGCGGAGAAGGCCAAGGCCAAGAAGGAAGACACCCAGCAGGCCAAGAAGGAAGTCGTCAAGCCCACGCCCGCCAACGCCACCAAGGCGGACAAGAAGGCCGAGGCGAAGAACATGGCGGCCAAGATCTTCGGCGGCAAGGGGGGCGCCGCGAGCCTGTTCGCCGGCGGTGGCATCGGCGGTGACCTCAAGGGCGCCATGGGCAACATGTTCGGCGCCAAGACGGGCGGCGTGAGCAACGGCCTGGTGGGCATGGGCCTGCGGGGCGGTGGCGGTGGTGGCGGCGGTGGTGACGTCGTCGGCATCGGCAGCGTGGGCACCAAGGGCCGCGCGGGTGGCGTGAGCGGCTACGGCAGCGGCATGGGCAGCCTGGGCGGCACCAAGCAGAGCGTGGAAGTGGGCATCGCGTCCGAGGAGGCCACGGTGAGCGGCTCGCTCGACAAGGAGCTCATCCGCCAGGTCATCCAGCGCAACCGCGGGCAGATCCGCTTCTGCTACGAGAGCCTGCTCAACCGCTTCCCGAAGCTGGGCGGCAAGGTGGCCATCCGCTTCACCATCGCCAGTGAGGGCAACGTGGTGACCTCGTCGGTGGCCCAGTCCACGGCGGGCAACTCGGAGCTGGAGCAGTGCGTGGCCGGCCGCGTGCGCACCTGGTCGTTCCCCAAGCCCAAGGGCGGCGGCTCGGTGGCCGTGACCTACCCGTTCATCTTCAAGGCCGCGGGCGAGTAG
- the cglF gene encoding adventurous gliding motility protein CglF, whose translation MRKLLMLCGMLTVMPALAQEGGGTSGGSSGGGGKAAKGGPQTIDFEDDTIEGDLTKPDGEYVEARKKVDHSNLIRIREDFEDKVMQSVGEL comes from the coding sequence ATGCGCAAGCTCCTGATGTTGTGTGGAATGTTGACCGTGATGCCGGCCCTGGCCCAGGAGGGTGGGGGCACGTCGGGCGGCTCGTCCGGCGGGGGTGGCAAGGCCGCCAAGGGTGGTCCCCAGACCATCGACTTCGAGGACGACACCATCGAGGGCGACCTCACCAAGCCGGACGGCGAGTACGTCGAGGCGCGCAAGAAGGTCGACCACTCCAACCTCATCCGCATCCGCGAGGACTTCGAGGACAAGGTGATGCAGTCCGTGGGCGAGCTCTGA
- the gltE gene encoding adventurous gliding motility TPR repeat lipoprotein GltE, translated as MNRSPMMRPLLLAACAALLTTGCAGTQAATKPEDTTKSLKSNEPQSISNRAKLLFEDALGAYEAQKKAGAVDYPSLERKFKAALSADAGLAEAEYNLGVLAERQGKASEAIAHYQAALKTKPSLRQASENLAVMAQNAGDVAGAVSLYQGILKLYPDDANSRARLAEIYRQTGDHDKAMEFARAALMREPQSVTAYKVMMRSYVERRQLAMAKLVALRALKIDQNDPELHHTIGLILLQEDKKDDARLEFKRAVEVRADYVPSHVALAQLALEVENYAGAEEHLRRILQANSKNAAAHLDLGVALKGQGQYDKAMQEYDEAEKLDPNLAAVYFNRAVLLHRNKGVPERAVELYRKYVALSGGEVALSAEHPIFALQREAESVLQAQRDAVLQEEQAKKLEELQKQQQELMKAEEAKQGVVTNAAGTDAPAPTQPAAGVKPAATPAPAPTPAPANAPQKTNPPAADPNEPDDIF; from the coding sequence ATGAATCGCTCCCCCATGATGCGCCCCCTCCTCCTGGCCGCCTGCGCGGCGCTGCTCACCACGGGTTGTGCCGGCACCCAGGCCGCCACCAAGCCCGAGGACACCACCAAGTCGCTCAAGTCCAACGAGCCGCAGTCCATCTCCAACCGCGCCAAGCTCCTCTTCGAGGACGCGCTGGGCGCGTACGAGGCCCAGAAGAAGGCGGGCGCCGTCGACTACCCGTCGCTCGAGCGCAAGTTCAAGGCCGCCCTGAGCGCGGACGCGGGTCTGGCCGAGGCCGAGTACAACCTGGGCGTGCTCGCCGAGCGGCAGGGCAAGGCCTCGGAGGCCATCGCCCACTACCAGGCGGCGCTCAAGACCAAGCCGTCCCTGCGTCAGGCGTCGGAAAACCTGGCGGTCATGGCGCAGAACGCCGGCGACGTGGCCGGCGCCGTGTCGCTCTACCAGGGCATCCTGAAGCTCTACCCGGATGACGCCAACAGCCGCGCGCGGCTCGCGGAGATCTACCGGCAGACGGGCGACCACGACAAGGCGATGGAGTTCGCCCGCGCGGCGCTCATGCGCGAGCCCCAGTCCGTCACCGCCTACAAGGTGATGATGCGCAGCTACGTGGAGCGCCGTCAGCTGGCCATGGCCAAGCTCGTGGCCCTGCGCGCGCTGAAGATCGACCAGAACGATCCCGAGCTGCACCACACCATCGGCCTCATCCTCTTGCAGGAGGACAAGAAGGACGACGCGCGCCTGGAGTTCAAGCGCGCGGTGGAGGTGCGCGCCGACTACGTGCCCTCGCACGTGGCGCTCGCCCAGCTCGCCCTGGAGGTGGAGAACTACGCCGGCGCCGAGGAGCACCTGCGCCGCATCCTCCAGGCCAACAGCAAGAACGCCGCGGCCCACCTCGACCTGGGCGTGGCCCTCAAGGGCCAGGGCCAGTACGACAAGGCCATGCAGGAGTACGACGAGGCGGAGAAGCTCGACCCGAACCTGGCCGCCGTCTACTTCAACCGCGCCGTGCTGCTGCACCGCAACAAGGGCGTGCCCGAGCGCGCCGTGGAGCTCTACCGCAAGTACGTGGCGCTCTCCGGTGGCGAGGTGGCGCTGTCCGCCGAGCACCCGATCTTCGCCCTGCAGCGCGAGGCGGAGTCCGTGCTCCAGGCCCAGCGCGACGCCGTGCTCCAGGAGGAGCAGGCCAAGAAGCTCGAGGAGCTGCAGAAGCAGCAGCAGGAGCTCATGAAGGCCGAGGAGGCCAAGCAGGGGGTGGTCACCAACGCCGCGGGCACCGATGCCCCGGCCCCCACCCAGCCGGCGGCGGGCGTGAAGCCCGCGGCCACGCCCGCTCCCGCTCCCACGCCGGCCCCGGCGAATGCCCCGCAGAAGACAAATCCGCCCGCGGCGGATCCGAACGAGCCCGACGATATCTTCTAG
- a CDS encoding tetratricopeptide repeat protein, whose product MRRKLLLSLLLLASSVEAQEKKTPRDAKLVKKSSTAIVDKSLAGDISRKKEKQDNAPALQYDQFRLGVEGQVASKRREQIESLKKIISLSADPREQPALLFRLGELYMEESKYYFFDANRKDDDLIVAMNAGDAAGQTRAKAAKAELLQRSKQYGKLAQDQYTKIVKDYPDFERSDEVLFFLGTSLMEDGQDRKALVVLKRLIDKHPKSKYVPDTHFAFGEYYFNNSKGRPAELEKALASYKKAAEFTDSQVYAFALYKQAWCHFNLTDYTSAKDKWKAVVLFGELAGSQAVAKDPNAPVNKKGNSLVREARQDYVRAYAREGDVMLAREDFSKVATNPDDRFAMMKSLANLYYADGKDREAAITYNALIKEKPLSPEAPGFQGRIVDIVLRMGNKDRTVTQVRRLVKIMKEVEGSGMIKEEKDQKALAEAKDLAERTLSNLAVTWHNEAKKTREEATFGYADMIYSDYLTLFPDSPKAYDLRFFWAELLNDNLQKYDKAAANYTLVTLQDVKLLEAKDEQGNPTPGKPGKWLNNAAYNAILAYDEMVKDGESKGLYKDDVSKDIRKKGTIPPGKKDLLEACERYLKYVPKGDKRVEIAFKAANIYYRHNHFDEAVGRFSEIALTSPDYKFETGERAGEVAANLVLDSYNLLEDWSKVNEWARRFYNTEKLATPKFREELSKVIEQSAFKLVSQLEAKNQFAKAADAYLSFVADFPQTEIADVALFNASVDYYKAKMLDKAIQVRQGIIERYPTSRFVPECIYNNAEALEAIGDFRESGDVYEQYVRGYEASKSGAPVARAAAKKGKGAVVSDKPGAPQKWEESKAQVALFNAATYREGLGDYKAALALRERYLTLWPKAKDAEDISLSIVDLHVATGNYTKALNLLEEYERQNMRSPSKMLMAEGRIVDIYENKMKRQGDTNRLYARILDYYEKLPKRLQQGLDKSALAPVARAQYRSVEPDFQHYSRLKLSWGRPASPDKLKASIAEKNASREVVEKKYVQTVSLGAADSGICALHRIGLIYDNFADRMINVPMPPGIDEETEGALREEFGNQALPIKETAANTLATAVAKSHELGVYNDCFKESLKLLRTTYRPEQFPTMVEEKAPLTKGLDLAIGGDMLAAIQDVPPPVVEANATEQNQKQEAVEDVSDLAKRLQQQTATQINGPAAPTKEGTPKTKAGTDEQEPEDFL is encoded by the coding sequence ATGCGCCGTAAGCTTCTGCTCAGTCTCCTGCTCCTGGCGTCCTCGGTCGAGGCCCAGGAAAAGAAAACCCCGCGCGACGCCAAGCTCGTCAAGAAGAGCTCCACGGCCATCGTGGACAAGTCGCTGGCGGGTGACATCAGCCGCAAGAAGGAGAAGCAGGACAACGCGCCCGCGCTTCAATACGACCAGTTCCGACTGGGCGTGGAAGGGCAGGTGGCCTCCAAGCGCCGCGAGCAGATCGAGTCGCTCAAGAAGATCATCTCCCTGTCGGCGGACCCCAGGGAGCAGCCCGCGCTGCTCTTCCGCCTGGGCGAGCTCTACATGGAGGAGTCGAAGTACTACTTCTTCGACGCCAACCGGAAGGATGACGATCTCATCGTCGCGATGAACGCCGGGGACGCCGCGGGCCAGACGCGCGCCAAGGCGGCCAAGGCGGAGCTGCTCCAGCGCTCCAAGCAGTACGGCAAGCTCGCGCAGGATCAGTACACGAAGATCGTCAAGGACTACCCGGACTTCGAGCGCTCGGACGAGGTCCTCTTCTTCCTGGGCACCAGCCTCATGGAGGACGGCCAGGACCGCAAGGCGCTGGTGGTCCTCAAGCGCCTCATCGACAAGCACCCCAAGTCCAAGTACGTCCCGGACACCCACTTCGCCTTCGGCGAGTACTACTTCAACAACTCCAAGGGCCGGCCCGCGGAGCTGGAGAAGGCGCTCGCGTCCTACAAGAAGGCCGCCGAGTTCACCGACAGCCAGGTGTACGCGTTCGCGCTCTACAAGCAGGCCTGGTGCCACTTCAACCTCACCGACTACACGTCCGCCAAGGACAAGTGGAAGGCGGTGGTGCTCTTCGGCGAGCTCGCGGGCTCGCAGGCCGTGGCCAAGGATCCCAACGCCCCGGTGAACAAGAAGGGCAACTCGCTGGTGCGCGAGGCGCGCCAGGACTACGTGCGCGCCTATGCCCGCGAGGGTGACGTGATGCTCGCGCGCGAGGACTTCTCCAAGGTCGCCACCAACCCGGACGACCGCTTCGCGATGATGAAGAGCCTGGCCAACCTCTACTACGCGGACGGCAAGGACCGCGAGGCGGCCATCACCTACAACGCCCTCATCAAGGAGAAGCCCCTGTCGCCCGAGGCGCCGGGCTTCCAGGGCCGCATCGTCGACATCGTGCTCCGCATGGGCAACAAGGACCGCACCGTCACCCAGGTGCGCCGGCTCGTGAAGATCATGAAGGAGGTCGAAGGCTCCGGGATGATCAAGGAGGAGAAGGATCAGAAGGCGCTCGCGGAGGCCAAGGATCTGGCCGAGCGCACCCTGTCCAACCTCGCGGTCACCTGGCACAACGAGGCGAAGAAGACGCGCGAGGAGGCCACGTTCGGCTACGCCGACATGATCTACTCGGACTACCTCACGCTCTTCCCGGACAGCCCCAAGGCGTACGACCTGCGCTTCTTCTGGGCGGAACTGCTCAACGACAACCTGCAGAAGTACGACAAGGCCGCGGCCAACTACACCCTCGTCACCCTGCAGGACGTGAAGCTGCTGGAGGCCAAGGACGAGCAGGGCAACCCCACGCCCGGCAAGCCCGGCAAGTGGCTCAACAACGCCGCCTACAACGCCATCCTCGCCTATGACGAGATGGTCAAGGACGGCGAGAGCAAGGGCCTCTACAAGGACGACGTCAGCAAGGACATCCGCAAGAAGGGCACCATCCCCCCGGGCAAGAAGGACCTCCTGGAGGCGTGCGAGCGCTACCTCAAGTACGTGCCCAAGGGTGACAAGCGGGTGGAGATCGCCTTCAAGGCGGCCAACATCTACTACCGCCACAACCACTTCGACGAGGCGGTGGGCCGCTTCAGCGAGATCGCGCTCACCTCGCCCGACTACAAGTTCGAGACCGGCGAGCGCGCGGGCGAGGTGGCCGCCAACCTGGTGCTCGACTCGTACAACCTGCTCGAGGACTGGTCGAAGGTGAACGAGTGGGCCCGGCGCTTCTACAACACGGAGAAGCTCGCCACGCCCAAGTTCCGCGAGGAGCTCTCCAAGGTCATCGAGCAGTCGGCGTTCAAGCTCGTGAGCCAGCTGGAGGCCAAGAACCAGTTCGCCAAGGCGGCCGATGCCTACCTGTCCTTCGTGGCGGACTTCCCGCAGACGGAGATCGCCGACGTGGCGCTCTTCAACGCGTCGGTGGACTACTACAAGGCCAAGATGCTGGATAAGGCCATCCAGGTGCGCCAGGGCATCATCGAGCGCTACCCCACCTCGCGCTTCGTGCCCGAGTGCATCTACAACAACGCCGAGGCGCTCGAGGCCATCGGTGACTTCCGCGAGTCCGGGGACGTGTACGAGCAGTACGTGCGCGGCTACGAGGCGAGCAAGAGCGGCGCCCCCGTGGCGCGCGCCGCGGCCAAGAAGGGCAAGGGCGCGGTGGTGTCGGACAAGCCGGGCGCTCCCCAGAAGTGGGAGGAGTCCAAGGCGCAGGTGGCGCTGTTCAACGCGGCCACCTACCGCGAGGGCCTGGGCGACTACAAGGCGGCGCTGGCGCTGCGCGAGCGCTACCTGACGCTCTGGCCCAAGGCCAAGGACGCCGAGGACATCTCCCTGTCCATCGTGGACCTGCACGTGGCCACGGGCAACTACACCAAGGCGCTCAACCTCTTGGAGGAGTACGAGCGGCAGAACATGCGCAGCCCGAGCAAGATGCTCATGGCCGAGGGCCGCATCGTCGACATCTACGAGAACAAGATGAAGCGTCAGGGCGACACCAACCGCCTCTACGCCCGCATCCTCGACTACTACGAGAAGCTGCCCAAGCGCCTGCAGCAGGGCCTGGACAAGTCGGCGCTGGCCCCGGTGGCGCGCGCGCAGTACCGCAGCGTGGAGCCGGACTTCCAGCACTACTCCCGGCTCAAGCTGTCCTGGGGTCGGCCGGCCAGCCCCGACAAGCTCAAGGCCTCCATCGCGGAGAAGAACGCCTCGCGCGAGGTCGTGGAGAAGAAGTACGTGCAGACGGTGTCGCTCGGCGCCGCCGACTCGGGCATCTGCGCCCTGCACCGCATCGGCCTCATCTACGACAACTTCGCCGACCGGATGATCAACGTCCCCATGCCCCCGGGCATCGACGAGGAGACGGAGGGCGCGCTGCGCGAGGAGTTCGGCAACCAGGCCCTGCCCATCAAGGAGACGGCCGCCAACACGCTGGCCACCGCAGTGGCCAAGAGCCACGAGCTCGGCGTGTACAACGACTGCTTCAAGGAGAGCCTCAAGCTCCTGCGCACCACCTACCGGCCCGAGCAGTTCCCGACCATGGTGGAGGAGAAGGCGCCGCTCACCAAGGGCCTCGACCTGGCCATCGGTGGGGACATGCTCGCCGCCATCCAGGACGTGCCGCCGCCGGTGGTCGAGGCGAACGCCACGGAACAGAACCAGAAGCAGGAGGCGGTCGAGGACGTGTCTGACCTCGCCAAGCGCCTGCAGCAGCAGACGGCGACCCAGATCAACGGCCCGGCCGCGCCCACCAAGGAGGGCACGCCCAAGACCAAGGCCGGCACGGACGAGCAGGAACCCGAGGACTTCCTCTAA
- a CDS encoding ATP-binding protein — MVTKVSGTVCGVCEGRTYVIERQGDRAHARVCTCSALCPLCDGRGYAYEVREQAFSARVGPKRYEVLVPCVCQHRARRVARFNEIGLPGVTSHASFENYRAANEAQDRARNLAMHFAHHYDKAGLNKGFMLSGPVGTGKTHLLAATLKHLVLEVGLEARYVEISLLYATIRRGFQEGKSGGEIIGPLSDVTVLAIDEMGKGRGSQFEMETLDELIARRYNAGRTTLFATNYSLEPERRAARSAAPTGYRSTEDSKSAARETELLRERVGERIYSRLCEMCAFVEMPKDTPDRRRLIQEADMRPGPGGGPRGMGR, encoded by the coding sequence ATGGTCACCAAGGTGAGCGGCACGGTCTGTGGCGTATGCGAAGGGCGGACCTACGTCATCGAGCGGCAGGGGGACCGGGCCCATGCGCGGGTGTGCACGTGCTCGGCGCTCTGCCCGCTGTGTGACGGGCGCGGCTATGCCTACGAGGTGCGCGAGCAGGCCTTCAGCGCCCGGGTGGGGCCCAAGCGCTACGAGGTGCTGGTGCCGTGCGTGTGCCAGCACCGCGCCCGGCGCGTGGCGCGCTTCAACGAGATCGGCCTGCCCGGCGTCACCTCGCACGCGAGCTTCGAGAACTACCGCGCCGCCAACGAGGCCCAGGACCGCGCGCGCAACCTCGCCATGCACTTCGCCCACCACTACGACAAGGCGGGGCTCAACAAGGGCTTCATGCTCAGCGGCCCGGTGGGCACCGGCAAGACACACCTGCTGGCCGCCACGCTCAAGCACCTGGTGCTCGAGGTGGGGCTCGAGGCGCGCTACGTGGAGATCTCCCTGCTCTACGCCACCATCCGGCGCGGATTCCAGGAGGGCAAGAGCGGCGGGGAGATCATCGGCCCCCTGTCGGACGTGACCGTGCTCGCCATCGACGAGATGGGCAAGGGGCGCGGCAGCCAGTTCGAGATGGAGACGCTCGATGAGCTCATCGCCCGGCGCTACAACGCGGGGCGCACCACGCTCTTCGCGACCAACTACTCGCTGGAGCCCGAGCGCCGCGCCGCCCGCTCCGCGGCCCCCACGGGCTACCGCTCCACCGAGGACTCCAAGAGCGCGGCGCGCGAGACGGAGCTTTTGCGCGAGCGCGTGGGCGAGCGCATCTACAGCCGCCTGTGCGAGATGTGCGCCTTCGTGGAGATGCCCAAGGACACGCCCGACCGGCGCCGGCTCATCCAGGAGGCGGACATGCGCCCGGGGCCCGGCGGCGGCCCGCGTGGCATGGGGCGCTGA